The genomic region GATTGAGGATCTGATCGGTGTAGTAATTGAAGAGGGGATAAAGGTGGTAACTACCTCCGCGGGCAACCCTGCCATCTATACCCCCCTCCTGAAGGAAGCCGGGATGACGGTGCTTCACCTGGTAGCCTCCGTAAGACAGGCTAGAAGCGCGGAAAGAAGCGGGGTGGATGCGGTGATTGCTGAGGGCTATGAGGCCGGCGGGCACAACGGCTTGGATGAGATTCCCACCCTGGTCCTCGTCCCCCAGGTGGTGGATGCGGTGAGCATCCCGGTGGTTGCCGCCGGCGGCATCGCCGACGCGCGCGGCTTCGCCGCTGCCCTGGCCCTAGGGGCGGAGGGGGTACAGATGGGCACCCGCTTTATCGCCACCCACGAATGCATCGCTCACGGCAACTTCAAGGATGGTATCATAAACGCTACTGACACCGGGACAATGGTCACCGGCAGAAGGCTTGCCCCCACACGGGGGCTCAAAAACGATTTCCTGGCAAAGGTCGCCGAGATGGAGCAGCAGGGTGCCACCGCTGAGGAGCTTTTCGCTTTCATCGGTTTTGCCCCGTCAAGGATTGGCCAGTTAAAGGGCGAGATGCAAGAAGGCGAGCTATACTGCGGTGCTATCTCCGGAATGATAAGCGAGATCACGAGCGCGGGCGATGTGGTGCGAAATATCGCAGATGGCTACTCCGGGGTGGTAGCCAGTCTAAGATAAACCATTGAGCTAAAAGGGGGAGTAGGTGAAAAAGACCAGGGTCTGCGAGCTTCTGTGTATCGAGTATCCCATAATTCAAG from Dehalococcoidia bacterium harbors:
- a CDS encoding nitronate monooxygenase — encoded protein: MKKTRICELLGIEYPIIQGGMTWIANAELAAAVSSAGGLGLISPNASMRLEDDLLANLRSQIRTAKRLTDKPFGVNLVVQIPGIEDLIGVVIEEGIKVVTTSAGNPAIYTPLLKEAGMTVLHLVASVRQARSAERSGVDAVIAEGYEAGGHNGLDEIPTLVLVPQVVDAVSIPVVAAGGIADARGFAAALALGAEGVQMGTRFIATHECIAHGNFKDGIINATDTGTMVTGRRLAPTRGLKNDFLAKVAEMEQQGATAEELFAFIGFAPSRIGQLKGEMQEGELYCGAISGMISEITSAGDVVRNIADGYSGVVASLR